A window of Solanum stenotomum isolate F172 chromosome 3, ASM1918654v1, whole genome shotgun sequence contains these coding sequences:
- the LOC125858633 gene encoding bidirectional sugar transporter N3-like encodes MSGISGHWAFAFGVLGNIVSFIVFLSPLPTFYKIYKKKSTDGYQSIPYVVALFSSMLWIYYAFLKTNTTLLITINSFGVFIETIYVGFYLFYAPKKSRVQTIKMLLLFVVCGFGAIIVATEFLFKGAVRGQVVGWICLIFSLCVFVAPLGIVRQVIKTKSVEYMPLLLSIFLTLSAVVWFFYGLLLKDINIAIPNVLGFILGILQMVLYVIYNKKEKAILKEQKLPEKLQNHMIISIDEKNKNFPELTEEQIIDIVKLGSLISSGKIHIASCLHDAACASAKIENTPNDLQTVEAKN; translated from the exons ATGTCTGGCATTTCTGGTCATTGGGCTTTTGCTTTTGGTGTCCTTG GTAACATAGTCTCGTTCATTGTATTTCTTTCTCCACT ACctacattttataaaatttacaagAAGAAATCAACAGATGGGTACCAATCAATTCCATATGTGGTTGCTCTTTTTAGTTCCATGCTTTGGATATACTATGCATTTTTGAAGACGAACACAACACTTCTTATCACTATTAACTCATTTGGTGTCTTCATTGAAACTATCTACGTTGGTTTCTACCTTTTCTACGCACCAAAAAAATCCAGG GTTCAAACTATAAAGATGCTCCTATTATTTGTTGTCTGTGGATTTGGTGCAATAATCGTTGCTACTGAATTTCTATTCAAAGGAGCCGTTCGTGGGCAAGTTGTTGGATGGATTTGCCTTATTTTCTCCTTATGTGTATTTGTTGCTCCCTTAGGCATTGTG AGACAAGTTATTAAAACAAAGAGCGTCGAATATATGCCATTACTTCTATCGATTTTTCTCACATTAAGTGCTGTTGTGTGGTTCTTCTATGGTCTTCTACTAAAAGACATTAACATTGCC ATTCCAAATGTATTGGGATTCATCCTAGGAATACTTCAAATGGTGCTCTATGTtatatacaacaaaaaagaGAAGGCTATCCTAAAGGAGCAAAAACTTCCAGAAAAGCTACAAAACCACATGATAATTTCCATTGAtgagaaaaataagaattttccAGAACTCACAGAGGAAcaaattattgacatagtgaagCTTGGTTCTCTAATTTCCTCTGGAAAAATTCACATTGCGTCGTGCCTGCACGACGCAGCGTGTGCATCAGCTAAAATAGAGAATACGCCCAATGATCTGCAAACTGTGGAAGCCAAAAATTAA
- the LOC125858630 gene encoding bidirectional sugar transporter N3-like isoform X1, whose amino-acid sequence MSGISGHWAFAFGVLGNIVSFIVFLSPLPTFYKIYKKKSTDGYQSIPYVVALFSSMLWIYYTFLKTNTTLLITINSFGVFIETIYVGFYLFYAPKKSRVQTIKMLSLFVVGGFGAIVLVTEFLFKGAIRGQVVGWICLIFSLCVFVAPLGIVRQVIKTKSVEYMPLLLSVFLTLSAVMWFFYGLLLKDINIAAPNVLGFIFGILQIVLYIIYSKKEKAILKEQKLPEIQKPAVIVSDDNTNVANKKLPELTQEQIIDIVRLAGLLANTDKVQVATCPHDHANCGVKATPNIVENMPKLQTVEAS is encoded by the exons ATGTCTGGAATTTCTGGTCATTGGGCTTTTGCTTTTGGTGTCCTTG GTAACATAGTCTCGTTCATTGTATTTCTTTCTCCACT ACCTACATTCtataaaatatacaagaaaaaatCAACAGATGGGTATCAATCAATTCCATATGTGGTTGCTCTATTTAGCTCTATGCTTTGGATTTACTACACATTTTTGAAGACCAACACAACACTTCTCATCACTATAAACTCATTTGGTGTCTTCATTGAAACTATCTACGTTGGTTTCTACCTTTTCTACGCACCAAAAAAATCCAGG GTCCAAACTATAAAGATGCTCTCTTTATTTGTTGTGGGTGGATTTGGTGCAATAGTTTTGGTTACTGAATTTCTATTCAAAGGAGCCATTCGTGGACAAGTTGTTGGATGGATTTGCCTTATTTTCTCCTTATGTGTATTTGTTGCACCCTTAGGCATTGTG AGACAAGTTATTAAAACAAAGAGTGTGGAATACATGCCACTTCTCCTATCGGTTTTTCTCACATTAAGTGCTGTGATGTGGTTCTTCTATGGTCTTCTACTAAAAGACATTAACATTgct GCTCCAAATGTATTGGGATTTATTTTTGGTATACTCCAAATTGTTTTGTATATAATATACAGCAAAAAGGAGAAGGCCATTCTAAAGGAACAGAAACTTCCAGAAATACAAAAGCCAGCGGTAATTGTGTCGGATGACAACACAAATGTTGCTAATAAGAAGCTTCCAGAACTTACACAAGAAcaaattattgacatagtgaggcTTGCAGGTTTACTAGCTAATACAGATAAAGTACAAGTTGCCACGTGTCCACATGATCATGCTAATTGTGGAGTTAAGGCAACTCCTAATATTGTAGAAAACATGCCCAAGCTGCAAACTGTGGAAGCCAGCTAA
- the LOC125858630 gene encoding bidirectional sugar transporter N3-like isoform X2 yields MAGISGHWAFAFGVLGNIVSFIVFLSPLPTFYKIYKKKSTDGYQSIPYVVALFSSMLWIYYTFLKTNTTLLITINSFGVFIETIYVGFYLFYAPKKSRVQTIKMLSLFVVGGFGAIVLVTEFLFKGAIRGQVVGWICLIFSLCVFVAPLGIVRQVIKTKSVEYMPLLLSVFLTLSAVMWFFYGLLLKDINIAAPNVLGFIFGILQIVLYIIYSKKEKAILKEQKLPEIQKPAVIVSDDNTNVANKKLPELTQEQIIDIVRLAGLLANTDKVQVATCPHDHANCGVKATPNIVENMPKLQTVEAS; encoded by the exons atggcgGGTATTTCTGGTCATTGGGCTTTTGCTTTTGGTGTCCTTG GTAACATAGTCTCGTTCATTGTATTTCTTTCTCCACT ACCTACATTCtataaaatatacaagaaaaaatCAACAGATGGGTATCAATCAATTCCATATGTGGTTGCTCTATTTAGCTCTATGCTTTGGATTTACTACACATTTTTGAAGACCAACACAACACTTCTCATCACTATAAACTCATTTGGTGTCTTCATTGAAACTATCTACGTTGGTTTCTACCTTTTCTACGCACCAAAAAAATCCAGG GTCCAAACTATAAAGATGCTCTCTTTATTTGTTGTGGGTGGATTTGGTGCAATAGTTTTGGTTACTGAATTTCTATTCAAAGGAGCCATTCGTGGACAAGTTGTTGGATGGATTTGCCTTATTTTCTCCTTATGTGTATTTGTTGCACCCTTAGGCATTGTG AGACAAGTTATTAAAACAAAGAGTGTGGAATACATGCCACTTCTCCTATCGGTTTTTCTCACATTAAGTGCTGTGATGTGGTTCTTCTATGGTCTTCTACTAAAAGACATTAACATTgct GCTCCAAATGTATTGGGATTTATTTTTGGTATACTCCAAATTGTTTTGTATATAATATACAGCAAAAAGGAGAAGGCCATTCTAAAGGAACAGAAACTTCCAGAAATACAAAAGCCAGCGGTAATTGTGTCGGATGACAACACAAATGTTGCTAATAAGAAGCTTCCAGAACTTACACAAGAAcaaattattgacatagtgaggcTTGCAGGTTTACTAGCTAATACAGATAAAGTACAAGTTGCCACGTGTCCACATGATCATGCTAATTGTGGAGTTAAGGCAACTCCTAATATTGTAGAAAACATGCCCAAGCTGCAAACTGTGGAAGCCAGCTAA